In Musa acuminata AAA Group cultivar baxijiao chromosome BXJ3-11, Cavendish_Baxijiao_AAA, whole genome shotgun sequence, one DNA window encodes the following:
- the LOC103970136 gene encoding probable serine/threonine-protein kinase PBL21, whose product MSCFPCFNPRRREVSRRIEDSGGSRSHSRFVVDASESGKKASSVGGERSKSARKFTFRDLATATQNFKEANLIGEGGFGRVFKGRLDSGQVLAIKQLKQDGLQGSKEFLVEVLMLTVLRHPNLVSLIGYCAEGDERLLVYEFMPKGSLEDHLFDLSPQKPPLEWNTRIRIALGAAKGLTYLHDVASPPVIYRDMKAANILLDNNFNPKLSDFGLAKLGPVGDKTHVSTRVMGTYGYCAPDYVMSGKLTLKSDIYSFGVLLLELITGRRAFDYSRTRAEQNLVTWSRPFLNDRRKFLQLADPSLRGHYPPRAFHQLVVITSMCLQEQAHVRPIIADVVVALDHVASQPYTAEPNSKVMNSPPSLPSGNVAGTASSRGCSVGKGFGIM is encoded by the exons ATGAGCTGCTTTCCGTGTTTCAACCCTCGCCGGAGGGAAGTGAGCCGTAGGATCGAAGACAGCGGGGGCTCCCGGTCCCATTCGAGATTCGTCGTCGATGCTTCGG AGAGTGGGAAGAAGGCGTCTTCTGTGGGCGGCGAGAGGAGTAAATCCGCAAGAAAATTCACCTTCAGGGATCTCGCTACGGCCACCCAGAACTTTAAAGAAGCCAATTTAATCGGAGAAGGGGGCTTCGGAAGGGTCTTCAAAGGGCGGCTTGATTCGGGCCAG GTGCTGGCCATCAAGCAGCTGAAGCAAGATGGGCTTCAGGGGAGTAAAGAGTTCTTGGTGGAGGTTCTCATGCTGACTGTGTTGCGCCATCCTAATCTTGTGAGCTTGATAGGGTACTGTGCTGAGGGAGATGAGAGGTTGTTGGTCTACGAGTTCATGCCCAAAGGCAGTTTAGAAGACCACTTATTCG ATCTATCTCCACAGAAGCCACCACTTGAATGGAACACACGGATAAGGATTGCCCTTGGTGCTGCAAAAGGTCTCACATACTTGCATGATGTTGCAAGCCCACCTGTTATTTACAGGGACATGAAGGCTGCAAACAtattgttagacaacaatttCAACCCCAAGCTCTCTGATTTTGGGCTTGCTAAACTTGGACCTGTTGGTGACAAAACGCATGTCTCAACAAGGGTGATGGGAACATATGGCTACTGTGCTCCTGATTATGTCATGAGTGGTAAGCTGACCCTGAAGTCTGATATTTACAGTTTCGGTGTGTTGCTTCTGGAACTGATAACCGGACGACGAGCTTTTGATTACTCAAGGACTCGTGCAGAGCAGAACCTAGTGACTTGG TCACGTCCTTTTCTCAATGATCGGAGGAAGTTCTTGCAGCTGGCTGATCCATCTCTTCGAGGCCACTATCCGCCACGAGCTTTTCACCAGTTGGTTGTCATCACCTCAATGTGTCTCCAGGAGCAGGCACATGTTCGGCCCATCATAGCTGATGTGGTTGTCGCCCTAGACCATGTGGCATCCCAGCCCTACACTGCAGAACCCAACTCCAAGGTCATGAACTCCCCTCCATCTTTGCCTTCAGGAAATGTAGCCGGTACAGCCTCCTCTAGAGGATGCAGTGTTGGAAAAGGTTTTGGTATTATGTAA
- the LOC135653278 gene encoding uncharacterized protein LOC135653278 isoform X2 has product MGNSSRAAVDASKRKRRKKGRPSLLDLQKRSLRLQNQQQNNLSPNPNPSPKFPQSNTPSASRRVTRRNPNPSQDDPPRPPPEAGRDEEEEEEEEDGGSGGKRREKKLKLVLRLPSRSAGSGSESDGAANADPKRRKIGHENRVKKAECNNSPKATGLVPGELPDLGPTTPLPDKKLLAFILDRLQKKDTYGVFSEPVDPEELPDYHEVIEHPMDFGTVRNKLLTGAYFNLEQFENDVFLISSNAMRYNAPDTIYFRQARSIHELAKKNFENLRQEGNDNEPEPKTVVRRGRPPNKHKKVGRPPADRAASDFSTDVTLANAGDTNHLSNLAHDSLRKGSSGEKSGVANASNRASYGLRCTDTCGWISEQKADRDEEYSGSAPKGNHTKYGKKLTVVDENRRNTYKQSLASTYTHETPIFTIINGEKKQLMPVGLHLEYAYARSLARFAAKLGPIGWLLTAPKIQRVLPPGTKFGPGWVADGEAPQHSQPLEMPHNDVIVKEGHINRTTVPASTLAVSSNVSSFPEDPSLSRVPSHENGSSTLINGGVDGDAIRPKVPFQHHQIPGMHPTIDGLSGSFNSNMVSQLGNMIRPAGMLYGPFGSDAQMSHARALDMVSRANNNYIHQTAERPTVVDNSSTKNSGKPLKEAGNDSKGPWQSTTLQRKSDSAPPDLNVGFQSPGSPASDMVVGSQQPDLALQL; this is encoded by the exons ATGGGCAACAGCAGCAGAGCTGCTGTAGACGCGTCGAAGcgcaagaggaggaagaagggccGCCCATCCCTCCTCGATCTCCAGAAGCGCAGCCTGCGCCTCCAGAACCAGCAGCAGAATAACCTCAGCCCTAACCCTAATCCCTCCCCCAAATTCCCCCAATCCAACACTCCCTCAGCGTCCCGCCGAGTCACCCGTCGAAACCCAAACCCTTCGCAGGACGACCCCCCGCGGCCCCCGCCCGAGGCGGGGCgggacgaggaagaggaggaggaggaggaggacggcggCTCGGGCGGTAAGCGCAGGGAGAAGAAGCTCAAGCTCGTCCTCCGCCTCCCCTCCCGCTCCGCTGGCTCCGGTTCCGAGTCCGACGGCGCGGCTAACGCCGACCCTAAACGGAGGAAGATCGGCCACGAAAATCGCGTCAAAAAG GCTGAGTGTAACAATTCTCCGAAAGCGACGGGCTTGGTTCCAG GGGAGCTACCAGATTTGGGGCCCACGACACCTCTGCCAGACAAAAAGTTGTTGGCGTTCATCCTTGATAGGCTCCAGAA GAAAGATACCTATGGTGTCTTCTCCGAGCCGGTGGATCCAGAAGAG CTTCCTGACTATCATGAAGTCATAGAGCATCCAATGGATTTTGGAACTGTGCGGAACAAGTTGCTTACCGGAGCATATTTTAATCTGGAACAGTTTGAG AATGATGTCTTCTTAATTAGCTCAAATGCTATGCGTTATAATGCACCGGATACTATCTACTTTAGACAG GCACGGTCTATTCATGAGCTTGCTAAAAAGAATTTTGAGAACTTAAGGCAAGAAGGCAACGATAATGAACCAGAACCAAAAACAGTGGTAAGGAGAGGTAGACCACCAAATAAGCACAAAAAGGTTGGACGGCCTCCTGCTGATCGTGCTGCATCAGACTTTTCaactgatgtaacacttgctaatgcTGGGGACACTAATCACCTGTCTAATTTAGCACATGACTCCTTGAGAAAAGGATCCTCAGGGGAAAAGTCTGGTGTTGCCAATGCATCCAATAGGGCTTCGTATGGTCTTCGCTGCACTGATACATGTGGTTGGATTTCTGAGCAGAAAGCAGATAGAGATGAAGAATATTCAG GGTCTGCACCAAAAGGAAATCACACAAAGTATGGCAAGAAACTCACTGTTGTAGATGAGAACCGTCGTAATACTTATAAACAATCCCTTGCATCAACCTATACACATGAGACACCGATATTTACTATCATCAATGGGGAGAAGAAGCAACTTATGCCA GTTGGTCTTCATTTGGAATATGCATATGCAAGAAGTTTGGCTCGCTTTGCTGCAAAGCTCGGTCCTATTGGTTGGCTCCTCACTGCCCCAAAGATTCAAAGGGTATTGCCTCCTGGTACCAAATTTGGCCCTGGATGGGTTGCAGATGGTGAAGCTCCCCAACATTCTCAGCCACTT GAAATGCCCCACAATGATGTCATTGTCAAGGAAGGCCACATCAACAGAACCACAGTTCCTGCTTCCACTTTGGCTGTTTCTAGTAATGTCTCCAGTTTTCCAGAGGATCCCTCGCTCAGCAGAGTTCCCAGTCATGAGAATGGCTCAAGTACCTTGATTAATGGTGGTGTGGATGGTGATGCAATACGGCCCAAGGTTCCCTTTCAACACCATCAAATCCCAGGGATGCATCCGACCATTGATGGTCTCAGTGGTTCATTTAATTCTAATATGGTTTCTCAACTTGGTAATATGATCAGACCAGCTGGTATGCTATATGGTCCCTTTGGTTCAGATGCACAGATGTCACATGCTCGAGCACTTGACATGGTCTCAAGAGCCAATAACAACTACATACACCAGACCGCAGAAAGGCCAACAGTGGTGGACAATTCAAGTACGAAAAATTCGGGTAAGCCCTTGAAAGAAGCTGGTAATGATTCAAAGGGTCCATGGCAGTCTACCACACTGCAACGGAAATCAGATTCTGCTCCCCCTGATCTGAATGTTGGATTCCAGTCACCAGGGTCACCAGCTTCAGATATGGTGGTTGGCTCACAACAACCTGATTTAGCCTTGCAGCTTTGA
- the LOC135653278 gene encoding uncharacterized protein LOC135653278 isoform X1, which yields MGNSSRAAVDASKRKRRKKGRPSLLDLQKRSLRLQNQQQNNLSPNPNPSPKFPQSNTPSASRRVTRRNPNPSQDDPPRPPPEAGRDEEEEEEEEDGGSGGKRREKKLKLVLRLPSRSAGSGSESDGAANADPKRRKIGHENRVKKAECNNSPKATGLVPGELPDLGPTTPLPDKKLLAFILDRLQKKDTYGVFSEPVDPEELPDYHEVIEHPMDFGTVRNKLLTGAYFNLEQFENDVFLISSNAMRYNAPDTIYFRQARSIHELAKKNFENLRQEGNDNEPEPKTVVRRGRPPNKHKKVGRPPADRAASDFSTDVTLANAGDTNHLSNLAHDSLRKGSSGEKSGVANASNRASYGLRCTDTCGWISEQKADRDEEYSGSAPKGNHTKYGKKLTVVDENRRNTYKQSLASTYTHETPIFTIINGEKKQLMPVGLHLEYAYARSLARFAAKLGPIGWLLTAPKIQRVLPPGTKFGPGWVADGEAPQHSQPLVPSISPPHPLAKSCASSTIDKHSHGQEMPHNDVIVKEGHINRTTVPASTLAVSSNVSSFPEDPSLSRVPSHENGSSTLINGGVDGDAIRPKVPFQHHQIPGMHPTIDGLSGSFNSNMVSQLGNMIRPAGMLYGPFGSDAQMSHARALDMVSRANNNYIHQTAERPTVVDNSSTKNSGKPLKEAGNDSKGPWQSTTLQRKSDSAPPDLNVGFQSPGSPASDMVVGSQQPDLALQL from the exons ATGGGCAACAGCAGCAGAGCTGCTGTAGACGCGTCGAAGcgcaagaggaggaagaagggccGCCCATCCCTCCTCGATCTCCAGAAGCGCAGCCTGCGCCTCCAGAACCAGCAGCAGAATAACCTCAGCCCTAACCCTAATCCCTCCCCCAAATTCCCCCAATCCAACACTCCCTCAGCGTCCCGCCGAGTCACCCGTCGAAACCCAAACCCTTCGCAGGACGACCCCCCGCGGCCCCCGCCCGAGGCGGGGCgggacgaggaagaggaggaggaggaggaggacggcggCTCGGGCGGTAAGCGCAGGGAGAAGAAGCTCAAGCTCGTCCTCCGCCTCCCCTCCCGCTCCGCTGGCTCCGGTTCCGAGTCCGACGGCGCGGCTAACGCCGACCCTAAACGGAGGAAGATCGGCCACGAAAATCGCGTCAAAAAG GCTGAGTGTAACAATTCTCCGAAAGCGACGGGCTTGGTTCCAG GGGAGCTACCAGATTTGGGGCCCACGACACCTCTGCCAGACAAAAAGTTGTTGGCGTTCATCCTTGATAGGCTCCAGAA GAAAGATACCTATGGTGTCTTCTCCGAGCCGGTGGATCCAGAAGAG CTTCCTGACTATCATGAAGTCATAGAGCATCCAATGGATTTTGGAACTGTGCGGAACAAGTTGCTTACCGGAGCATATTTTAATCTGGAACAGTTTGAG AATGATGTCTTCTTAATTAGCTCAAATGCTATGCGTTATAATGCACCGGATACTATCTACTTTAGACAG GCACGGTCTATTCATGAGCTTGCTAAAAAGAATTTTGAGAACTTAAGGCAAGAAGGCAACGATAATGAACCAGAACCAAAAACAGTGGTAAGGAGAGGTAGACCACCAAATAAGCACAAAAAGGTTGGACGGCCTCCTGCTGATCGTGCTGCATCAGACTTTTCaactgatgtaacacttgctaatgcTGGGGACACTAATCACCTGTCTAATTTAGCACATGACTCCTTGAGAAAAGGATCCTCAGGGGAAAAGTCTGGTGTTGCCAATGCATCCAATAGGGCTTCGTATGGTCTTCGCTGCACTGATACATGTGGTTGGATTTCTGAGCAGAAAGCAGATAGAGATGAAGAATATTCAG GGTCTGCACCAAAAGGAAATCACACAAAGTATGGCAAGAAACTCACTGTTGTAGATGAGAACCGTCGTAATACTTATAAACAATCCCTTGCATCAACCTATACACATGAGACACCGATATTTACTATCATCAATGGGGAGAAGAAGCAACTTATGCCA GTTGGTCTTCATTTGGAATATGCATATGCAAGAAGTTTGGCTCGCTTTGCTGCAAAGCTCGGTCCTATTGGTTGGCTCCTCACTGCCCCAAAGATTCAAAGGGTATTGCCTCCTGGTACCAAATTTGGCCCTGGATGGGTTGCAGATGGTGAAGCTCCCCAACATTCTCAGCCACTTGTACCATCTATATCTCCTCCGCATCCCTTAGCAAAATCCTGTGCTTcatctacaattgataaacactctcATGGACAGGAAATGCCCCACAATGATGTCATTGTCAAGGAAGGCCACATCAACAGAACCACAGTTCCTGCTTCCACTTTGGCTGTTTCTAGTAATGTCTCCAGTTTTCCAGAGGATCCCTCGCTCAGCAGAGTTCCCAGTCATGAGAATGGCTCAAGTACCTTGATTAATGGTGGTGTGGATGGTGATGCAATACGGCCCAAGGTTCCCTTTCAACACCATCAAATCCCAGGGATGCATCCGACCATTGATGGTCTCAGTGGTTCATTTAATTCTAATATGGTTTCTCAACTTGGTAATATGATCAGACCAGCTGGTATGCTATATGGTCCCTTTGGTTCAGATGCACAGATGTCACATGCTCGAGCACTTGACATGGTCTCAAGAGCCAATAACAACTACATACACCAGACCGCAGAAAGGCCAACAGTGGTGGACAATTCAAGTACGAAAAATTCGGGTAAGCCCTTGAAAGAAGCTGGTAATGATTCAAAGGGTCCATGGCAGTCTACCACACTGCAACGGAAATCAGATTCTGCTCCCCCTGATCTGAATGTTGGATTCCAGTCACCAGGGTCACCAGCTTCAGATATGGTGGTTGGCTCACAACAACCTGATTTAGCCTTGCAGCTTTGA
- the LOC135652278 gene encoding cation/H(+) antiporter 15-like — protein MADQGNTTEPILYCYKLDSISSGGVWNERPLHKFAIPVLLWQMVLAVIVSRGLAFLLKPLRQPRVVAEILTGIVLGPSVLGKIVIHEAGIPVSLGEVVYPAASHRLLETMGLIGLLYYLFMVGMEFDLQIFESWREKVIAIAAANMALPFIVTLLAANVMNLQPPGHVNYLSQVVFIGSATTVTSFTVLVRVLAELKILNSELGQLVMPSAILSDLMAWVLLAATVVLPVSAGSNRDIAPTKFAFLWISVSGIAFTAACWLVIRPTMCWILRRTPEGEPVDDVYISVIATGVLAVGIITDMIGFHAVYGAFVYGLVVPRGPLTIGLRNRLEEFVIGLLMPIFLATCGFKADLSLLNTEDKKGAAVISTLSMIIVLSFLVKLGSSMAIAQYNSMTAPESLSLGLLMNTKGPIDMIILNIGKHKQIFDVRMYTVLILGSIFTMAAVTPSVAILNKTSRIRVAHKRRNLQRCRPDMELRMVACVYNARNVPSVISLLQMSNPTKRSPIFVYALHLLEPTGRASAMLIVHEIGKSKGQRQVVSNPSGGAMQSEQIIATFESYEQHAGGVSVQPVTAISPYSTMHEDVFNIAEERHSTLIILPFHKQLSVAGDFEDINPSIRSVNRSVLANAPCSVGILVDRGLSGGGRFSVSQFVEHHVAVLFFGGPDDREALAYSWRMAEHPSVNLTVVRFLPGEEAPVPPSPSLSCASGEHAAMTVVEDDSMQRQLDDECVNEFRLRYVSDESVMYTEKVVNNASEAVAAIRAMNSIHSMYVVGRGQGRESSPLLAGLTEWSEYPELGAIGDMLVSADFGAQVSVLVIQQHLGDDVGGFMEVMAASESPKLQVPRYFDNVNHKSRPGGFSDGWSAI, from the exons ATGGCCGATCAGGGCAATACGACAGAGCCCATCCTCTACTGCTACAAGTTGGACAGTATATCCAGCGGCGGTGTCTGGAATGAGAGGCCCTTGCACAAGTTCGCCATTCCTGTCCTGCTCTGGCAGATGGTCCTGGCGGTGATAGTCTCCCGCGGCTTGGCCTTCCTCCTCAAACCCCTCCGCCAACCCAGAGTCGTCGCCGAGATTCTG ACTGGCATCGTCCTCGGGCCATCGGTACTAGGGAAGATCGTGATACACGAGGCCGGCATACCGGTTTCGTTGGGTGAAGTAGTGTATCCGGCGGCGAGCCACCGCCTGCTCGAGACCATGGGGTTGATCGGCCTGCTCTACTATCTCTTCATGGTCGGCATGGAATTCGACTTGCAAATATTTGAGAGTTGGAGGGAGAAGGTGATAGCAATTGCGGCGGCCAACATGGCGCTTCCCTTCATCGTTACCCTCTTGGCAGCCAACGTGATGAACCTGCAGCCCCCGGGGCACGTGAACTACTTGAGTCAGGTCGTTTTCATCGGAAGTGCGACGACCGTCACGTCGTTCACGGTTCTCGTCCGTGTCCTAGCAGAGCTCAAGATCCTGAACAGCGAACTCGGCCAGCTCGTCATGCCCTCTGCCATCCTCTCCGACCTGATGGCCTGGGTCTTACTAGCCGCCACCGTCGTTCTCCCTGTCTCCGCCGGATCCAACCGAGACATTGCACCTACGAAATTCGCGTTCCTGTGGATCTCGGTTTCGGGCATCGCCTTCACGGCGGCCTGCTGGCTGGTGATCCGGCCGACCATGTGCTGGATTCTGAGGCGGACGCCGGAGGGCGAGCCCGTCGACGACGTCTATATCAGCGTCATAGCCACCGGTGTGCTGGCGGTCGGGATTATTACAGACATGATCGGATTCCACGCCGTCTACGGCGCCTTCGTCTATGGGCTGGTGGTACCACGTGGACCGCTCACCATCGGGTTAAGGAACAGGCTGGAGGAGTTCGTGATCGGCCTGCTGATGCCTATCTTCTTGGCCACCTGCGGCTTCAAGGCCGACCTGTCCCTCCTCAATACCGAAGACAAGAAGGGAGCGGCGGTCATCTCCACGCTGTCGATGATTATAGTGCTCTCCTTCCTCGTGAAGCTGGGCAGCAGCATGGCCATCGCTCAGTACAATTCCATGACTGCTCCCGAGAGCTTGTCCCTTGGACTCCTCATGAACACCAAGGGCCCCATCGATATGATCATCCTCAACATCGGCAAACATAAACAG ATCTTCGACGTGCGAATGTACACCGTGTTGATTCTTGGGTCGATCTTCACGATGGCGGCCGTAACCCCATCTGTGGCGATCCTGAACAAGACGTCGCGGATCCGTGTCGCCCACAAGAGGCGGAACCTGCAGCGGTGCCGGCCGGACATGGAGCTGCGGATGGTGGCGTGCGTCTACAACGCCCGCAACGTCCCCTCCGTCATCAGCCTTCTGCAGATGTCAAACCCCACCAAGCGCTCCCCCATCTTCGTCTACGCCCTCCACCTCTTGGAGCCCACAGGCCGCGCCTCGGCCATGCTCATCGTCCACGAGATCGGCAAAAGCAAAGGCCAGAGGCAGGTCGTTAGCAACCCATCCGGCGGTGCCATGCAGTCAGAGCAAATCATCGCGACCTTCGAGAGCTACGAGCAGCACGCCGGCGGCGTCTCCGTCCAGCCGGTCACCGCCATCTCCCCTTACTCCACCATGCACGAGGACGTCTTCAACATCGCCGAGGAGCGTCACTCCACCCTCATCATCCTCCCCTTCCACAAGCAGCTGTCGGTGGCCGGCGATTTCGAGGACATCAACCCGTCTATTCGCAGCGTCAACCGGAGCGTCCTGGCCAACGCGCCCTGCTCGGTGGGCATCCTCGTCGACCGCGGGCTCAGCGGTGGCGGGCGGTTCTCCGTCAGCCAGTTCGTGGAGCACCACGTTGCGGTCCTCTTCTTCGGCGGGCCCGACGACCGCGAGGCGCTCGCCTACTCGTGGCGAATGGCGGAGCACCCGAGCGTCAACCTCACCGTAGTCCGCTTCCTTCCCGGCGAGGAGGCCCCGGTGCCGCCCAGCCCCTCTCTCTCGTGTGCGTCTGGCGAGCACGCCGCCATGACGGTGGTGGAGGACGACAGCATGCAGCGGCAGCTGGATGACGAGTGCGTGAACGAGTTCCGCCTCAGGTACGTGAGCGACGAGTCGGTCATGTACACCGAGAAGGTTGTCAACAACGCCTCGGAGGCGGTGGCAGCAATACGCGCGATGAACAGCATCCACAGCATGTACGTGGTGGGGAGAGGTCAAGGGAGGGAGTCTTCGCCGCTGCTAGCGGGGCTGACGGAGTGGAGCGAGTACCCGGAGCTCGGGGCGATCGGGGACATGCTCGTGTCTGCCGACTTCGGGGCGCAGGTGTCGGTGCTGGTGATCCAGCAGCACCTAGGCGACGACGTTGGGGGCTTCATGGAGGTGATGGCGGCGTCGGAGAGCCCCAAATTGCAGGTGCCGCGGTACTTCGACAACGTAAACCACAAGTCACGGCCGGGAGGCTTCAGCGACGGATGGAGTGCTATTTAA
- the LOC103970138 gene encoding protein EXORDIUM-like 5 has translation MICNLSFLLLLLLLLPTLLLAASPFPHGGKDKADLQVARMSSKPGEDSGGLLSSSKRYEGSSDLVHLRYHMGPVLSSPINLYLIWYGPWPAALQAPLRDFLLSLSDPTPPPPSAAQWWSTVALYSDQTGANVSRRVAVAAEAHLPGLPRGASLSRLDVQLVIADALAAGSLPVDHGRGAYLVLTAPGVTVQDFCRAACGFHYFTFPSLVGHTLPYAWVGHSGVQCPDLCAYPFAVPTYMTGVGAMRPPNGDVGVDGMVSVLAHELAELATNPLINAWYAGEDPTAPTEIADLCEGVYGSGGGGGYTGQVSKDELGRSFNLNGRNGRRFLVQWVWSPVVKACRGPNALD, from the coding sequence ATGATCTGcaacctctccttcctcctcctcctcctcctcctcctccccactCTTCTTCTTGCTGCGTCACCTTTTCCTCATGGCGGCAAGGACAAAGCTGATCTGCAGGTGGCAAGGATGAGCAGCAAGCCGGGAGAGGACTCCGGCGGGCTGCTCTCGTCGTCCAAGCGCTACGAAGGGTCGTCGGACCTCGTCCACCTGCGGTACCACATGGGCCCCGTCCTCTCCTCCCCCATCAACCTCTACCTCATTTGGTACGGCCCCTGGCCGGCCGCCCTGCAAGCCCCCCTTCGCGACTTCCTGCTCTCCCTCTCCGACCCCACCCCGCCGCCGCCCTCCGCCGCGCAGTGGTGGTCGACCGTCGCCCTCTACTCCGACCAGACCGGGGCCAACGTCTCCCGTCGCGTCGCCGTCGCGGCCGAGGCGCACCTCCCGGGTCTTCCCCGCGGCGCCTCCCTCTCCCGCCTTGACGTGCAGCTCGTCATCGCCGACGCCCTCGCCGCCGGTTCCCTCCCCGTCGACCACGGTCGCGGCGCTTACCTCGTCCTCACCGCCCCCGGGGTCACCGTCCAGGATTTCTGCCGCGCCGCCTGTGGCTTCCACTACTTCACCTTCCCCTCCCTGGTCGGTCACACGCTCCCCTACGCCTGGGTCGGCCACAGCGGCGTGCAGTGTCCCGACTTGTGCGCCTACCCCTTCGCCGTCCCCACCTACATGACCGGCGTCGGGGCCATGCGCCCCCCCAACGGCGACGTTGGCGTCGACGGCATGGTCAGCGTGCTCGCGCACGAGCTAGCGGAGCTCGCCACCAACCCCCTGATCAACGCTTGGTACGCCGGGGAGGACCCGACGGCCCCGACCGAGATCGCCGACCTCTGCGAGGGGGTCTATGGCAGCGGAGGCGGCGGGGGATACACCGGGCAGGTGAGCAAGGACGAGCTGGGAAGAAGCTTCAACCTCAATGGGAGAAACGGGAGGAGGTTCTTGGTGCAGTGGGTGTGGAGTCCCGTCGTCAAGGCTTGCAGAGGACCCAATGCCCTGGATTAG